From a single Poecilia reticulata strain Guanapo linkage group LG2, Guppy_female_1.0+MT, whole genome shotgun sequence genomic region:
- the igfbp5b gene encoding insulin-like growth factor-binding protein 5b produces MFLSCCLLLTIILGLSRCSASYVPCEPCDDKALSMCPPVPVGCQLVKEPGCGCCLTCALAEGQACGVYTGTCTKGLRCLPRSGEEKPLHALLHGRGVCTNEKGYKSAAAAAGAATGDRETRVDVDMTPDVTGVVPPAKVPLHPKDIVNSKKVIAVRKEQKRKLGKQRSFSSGVDYSPMDIDKHEPEFGPCRRKLDGIIQKMKDTSRVMALSLYLPNCDRKGFFKRKQCKPSRGRKRGICWCVDKYGVMLPGTDYSGGDIQCKDLESSINE; encoded by the exons ATGTTCCTGAGCTGCTGCCTCCTGCTCACCATCATCCTGGGGCTCTCCCGCTGCTCGGCCTCCTACGTGCCCTGCGAGCCGTGCGATGACAAGGCGCTGTCCATGTGCCCGCCGGTGCCCGTCGGCTGCCAGCTGGTGAAGGAGCCGGGCTGCGGCTGCTGCCTGACCTGCGCGCTGGCCGAGGGGCAGGCGTGCGGCGTCTACACGGGCACCTGCACCAAGGGGCTGCGCTGCCTGCCGCGCAGCGGCGAGGAGAAGCCGCTGCACGCCCTGCTGCACGGCCGCGGCGTCTGCACCAACGAGAAGGGCTACAAGTCCGCCGCCGCTGCCGCCGGAGCCGCGACCGGAG ATCGGGAGACGCGGGTGGACGTGGACATGACTCCGGACGTCACGGGCGTGGTGCCGCCAGCCAAGGTGCCGCTGCATCCCAAAGACATTGTGAACAGTAAAAAGGTGATCGCAGTGCGCAAAGAGCAGAAGAGGAAGCTTGGCAAGCAGCGCTCCTTCAGCTCCGGCGTGGATTATTCCCCCATGGACATCGACAAGCACGAGCCTGAATTT GGTCCCTGTCGGAGGAAACTGGATGGGATCATCCAGAAAATGAAGGACACTTCTCGGGTCATGGCGCTGTCTCTGTACCTTCCCAACTGTGACAGGAAAGGGTTCTTCAAGCGCAAACAG TGCAAGCCGTCTCGCGGCCGCAAGCGGGGCATCTGCTGGTGCGTGGACAAATACGGCGTCATGCTGCCAGGGACGGACTACAGCGGGGGGGACATTCAGTGCAAAGACCTGGAGAGCAGCATCAACGAGTGA